A genomic stretch from Kogia breviceps isolate mKogBre1 chromosome 1, mKogBre1 haplotype 1, whole genome shotgun sequence includes:
- the ZNF687 gene encoding zinc finger protein 687 isoform X2 — protein MGDMKTPDFDDLLAAFDIPDIDANEAIHSGPEENEGPGGPGKPEPSVGGESGEATAAAAGDGPDLPAQASDHGLPPPDVSAVSVIVKNTVCPEQSESLAGSSGGEGARAGGVTKEGSIGPRLMQNGFGGPEPSLPGTPHSPAPPSGGTWKEKSMEGKAPLDLFAHFGPEPGEHPDPLPPSAPSPPREGAMTPPPFSSPFELARENGPALLPPGSPPLLGALKQESCSPLHPQSLPGSGSGSSPEATGIPASVSPSRVAGVSFFKKSPGHQSPLASPKVPSCQPLKEEEDEGPVDKSPPGSPQSPSSGAEAADEDSNDSPASSSSSRPLKVRIKTIKTSCGNITRTVTRVPSDPDPPAPLPEGGFLAEASLLKLSPATPTPEGPKVVSVQLGDGTRLKGTVLPVATIQNASTAMLMAASVARKAVVLPGGTAPSPKTMAKNVLGLVPQALPKAEGRAGLGAGGQKVNGASVVMVQPSKPATGPGAGGGTVISRTQSSLVEAFNKILNSKNLLPAYRPNLSPPAEAGLALPPTGYRCLECGDAFSLEKSLARHYDRRSMRIEVTCNHCARRLVFFNKCSLLLHAREHKDKGLVMQCSHLVMRPVALDQMVGQPDITPLLAVPSALGPPALPTLGKGDGAITSSAVTAVAAEAPVLPLSAEPPAAPATSAYTCFRCLECKEQCRDKAGMAAHFQQLGPPAPGATSNVCPTCTMMLPNRCSFSAHQRMHKNRPPHVCPECGGNFLQANFQTHLREACLHFSRRVGYRCPSCAVVFGGVNSIKSHIQTSHCEVFHKCPICPMAFKSAPSAHAHLYTQHPSFHTQQAKMIYKCAMCDTVFTHKPLLSSHFDQHLLPQRVSVFKCPSCPLLFAQKRTMLEHLKNTHQSGRSGEETPGKGAGGALLTPKTEPEELAVSRGGAAAPTEESSSSSEEEELPSSPEPPRPTKRPRRELGSKGVKGGGGGPGGWTCGLCHSWFPERDEYVGHMKKEHGKSVKKFPCRLCERSFCSAPSLRRHVRVNHEGIKRVYPCRSEWTDI, from the exons ATGGGGGACATGAAGACCCCTGATTTTGATGACCTCCTTGCTGCCTTTGACATCCCCGACATTGATGCAAATGAAGCCATCCACTCTGGACCAGAAGAAAATGAGGGGCCAGGAGGCCCAGGGAAGCCAGAACCCAGTGTAGGAGGTGAATCTGGAGAAGCAACAGCAGCAGCTGCCGGGGATGGCCCTGATTTGCCCGCCCAGGCTTCTGACCATGGCCTGCCACCGCCGGATGTCTCAGCAGTCAGCGTCATTGTCAAGAACACTGTGTGTCCTGAGCAGTCGGAGTCCCTGGCTGGGAGTTCAGGAGGAGAAGGGGCCCGGGCTGGGGGAGTGACTAAGGAAGGGTCTATTGGACCTCGTCTGATGCAAAATGGTTTTGGGGGCCCTGAGCCATCCCTTCCAGGAACCCCGCACTCTCCAGCTCCTCCCAGTGGGGGTACCTGGAAAGAAAAATCCATGGAAGGCAAAGCTCCCCTGGACCTCTTTGCTCATTTTGGGCCTGAGCCAGGGGAGCACCCtgatccccttcctccctctgcgCCCTCCCCACCTCGGGAAGGGGCCATGACCCcacctcctttctcctctccctttgAGCTGGCTCGGGAGAATGGCCCAGCCCTGCTGCCCCCTGGTTCTCCCCCACTGCTGGGGGCCTTGAAGCAGGAAAGCTGCAGCCCTCTTCATCCCCAGAGCCTACCAGGCTCAGGCTCAGGCTCTAGCCCTGAGGCCACGGGCATCCCTGCCAGTGTCTCCCCTTCCCGGGTTGCAGGGGTGTCCTTCTTCAAGAAGTCTCCAGGGCACCAGAGCCCTCTTGCCTCCCCTAAAGTGCCCAGTTGTCAGCCCCtaaaggaagaagaggatgagGGACCAGTGGACAAGTCTCCCCCAGGAAGTCCCCAGAGTCCCTCTAGTGGAGCCGAGGCTGCAGATGAGGACAGCAATGActcccctgcctcctccagctcctctaGGCCCCTCAAGGTACGGATTAAGACCATTAAAACATCCTGCGGGAATATCACAAGGACTGTAACCCGGGTCCCCTCAGACCCTGATCCCCCTGCCCCCTTGCCTGAAGGGGGCTTCCTGGCAGAGGCTAGCCTCCTGAAGCTGTCCCCCGCAACCCCGACCCCTGAGGGTCCAAAGGTGGTGAGTGTCCAGCTGGGTGATGGCACGAGGCTAAAGGGCACTGTGCTGCCCGTGGCCACCATCCAGAACGCAAGCACTGCCATGCTGATGGCAGCCAGTGTGGCCCGCAAAGCCGTGGTTCTGCCTGGAGGCACTGCCCCCAGCCCTAAGACAATGGCTAAGAATGTGCTGGGTCTGGTGCCCCAAGCGCTGCCCAAGGCTgaggggcgggcagggctgggggccggggggcaGAAGGTGAATGGTGCCTCGGTGGTGATGGTGCAGCCCTCTAAGCCGGCCACCGggccgggggcagggggtggcaCGGTGATCTCACGGACCCAGTCTAGCCTGGTGGAGGCCTTCAACAAGATCCTCAACAGCAAGAACCTGCTGCCTGCCTACCGGCCAAACCTGAGTCCACCGGCTGAGGCCGGGCTGGCCCTGCCGCCCACGGGCTACCGCTGCCTCGAGTGTGGGGACGCCTTCTCGTTGGAGAAGAGCCTGGCGCGACACTATGACCGCCGGAGCATGCGCATCGAGGTCACGTGCAACCACTGCGCCCGCCGCCTAGTCTTCTTCAACAAGTGCAGCCTGCTGCTGCATGCCCGTGAGCACAAGGACAAGGGGCTCGTCATGCAGTGCTCACACCTGGTCATGAGGCCGGTGGCCCTGGACCAGATGGTGGGGCAGCCGGACATCACGCCCCTGTTGGCTGTCCCATCTGCCCTCGGACCTCCAGCCTTGCCTACCTTGGGCAAGGGTGACGGGGCCATCACCTCCTCCGCCGTTACTGCAGTTGCCGCTGAGGCCCCTGTGCTGCCACTCTCAGCCGAGCCGCCTGCCGCCCCTGCCACCTCTGCTTACACCTGCTTCCGCTGCCTGGAGTGCAAGGAGCAGTGCCGGGACAAGGCTGGCATGGCTGCCCACTTCCAGCAGCTCGGGCCCCCTGCCCCTGGCGCCACCAGCAAT GTGTGCCCAACCTGCACCATGATGCTCCCCAATCGCTGCAGCTTCAGTGCCCACCAGCGCATGCATAAGAACCGACCTCCCCATGTCTGCCCTGAGTGCGGGGGCAACTTTCTGCAAGCCAATTTTCAGACCCACCTCCGGGAGGCCTGTCTGCATTTCTCTCGCCGCGTAGGATACAG GTGCCCCAGCTGTGCAGTGGTCTTTGGGGGTGTGAACTCCATCAAGTCCCACATCCAGACGTCACACTGCGAGGTTTTCCACAAGTGCCCCATCTGCCCCATGGCCTTCAAGTCTGCACCCAGCGCCCACGCCCACCTCTACACCCAGCATCCTAGCTTCCACACGCAGCAGGCCAA GATGATCTACAAGTGCGCCATGTGTGACACGGTCTTCACTCACAAACCCCTCCTCTCCTCGCACTTCGACCAGCACTTGCTGCCCCAGCGTGTCAGCGTCTTTAAGTGCCCATCTTGTCCTCTGCTTTTTGCCCAAAAAAGGACTATGCTGGAACATCTCAAG AACACCCATCAGTCTGGGCGCTCAGGGGAGGAGACTCCTGGGAAAGGGGCCGGGGGTGCCCTTCTGACCCCCAAGACTGAGCCTGAGGAGCTGGCTGTGTCTCGGGGAGGAGCAGCTGCCCCTACTGAGGAATCTTCTTCATCCTCAGAAGAGGAAGAACTGCCCAGCTCCCCTGAGCCCCCTCGCCCAACCAAACGGCCCCGGCGAGAACTGGGGAGCAAAGGCGtcaagggcgggggtgggggccctGGAGGCTGGACCTGTGGCCTTTGTCACTCCTGGTTCCCTGAGCGTGACGAGTACGTGGGTCACATGAAGAAGGAGCATGGCAAG TCAGTGAAAAAGTTTCCCTGTCGCCTGTGTGAGCGCTCCTTCTGCTCCGCCCCCAGCCTGAGGCGCCACGTCAGGGTCAATCACGAGGGCATCAAGCGAGTTTACCCATGCAG GTCTGAGTGGACTGACATTTGA
- the ZNF687 gene encoding zinc finger protein 687 isoform X1, with protein sequence MGDMKTPDFDDLLAAFDIPDIDANEAIHSGPEENEGPGGPGKPEPSVGGESGEATAAAAGDGPDLPAQASDHGLPPPDVSAVSVIVKNTVCPEQSESLAGSSGGEGARAGGVTKEGSIGPRLMQNGFGGPEPSLPGTPHSPAPPSGGTWKEKSMEGKAPLDLFAHFGPEPGEHPDPLPPSAPSPPREGAMTPPPFSSPFELARENGPALLPPGSPPLLGALKQESCSPLHPQSLPGSGSGSSPEATGIPASVSPSRVAGVSFFKKSPGHQSPLASPKVPSCQPLKEEEDEGPVDKSPPGSPQSPSSGAEAADEDSNDSPASSSSSRPLKVRIKTIKTSCGNITRTVTRVPSDPDPPAPLPEGGFLAEASLLKLSPATPTPEGPKVVSVQLGDGTRLKGTVLPVATIQNASTAMLMAASVARKAVVLPGGTAPSPKTMAKNVLGLVPQALPKAEGRAGLGAGGQKVNGASVVMVQPSKPATGPGAGGGTVISRTQSSLVEAFNKILNSKNLLPAYRPNLSPPAEAGLALPPTGYRCLECGDAFSLEKSLARHYDRRSMRIEVTCNHCARRLVFFNKCSLLLHAREHKDKGLVMQCSHLVMRPVALDQMVGQPDITPLLAVPSALGPPALPTLGKGDGAITSSAVTAVAAEAPVLPLSAEPPAAPATSAYTCFRCLECKEQCRDKAGMAAHFQQLGPPAPGATSNVCPTCTMMLPNRCSFSAHQRMHKNRPPHVCPECGGNFLQANFQTHLREACLHFSRRVGYRCPSCAVVFGGVNSIKSHIQTSHCEVFHKCPICPMAFKSAPSAHAHLYTQHPSFHTQQAKMIYKCAMCDTVFTHKPLLSSHFDQHLLPQRVSVFKCPSCPLLFAQKRTMLEHLKNTHQSGRSGEETPGKGAGGALLTPKTEPEELAVSRGGAAAPTEESSSSSEEEELPSSPEPPRPTKRPRRELGSKGVKGGGGGPGGWTCGLCHSWFPERDEYVGHMKKEHGKSVKKFPCRLCERSFCSAPSLRRHVRVNHEGIKRVYPCRYCTEGKRTFSSRLILEKHVQVRHGLPLGAQSPGRGSALARGPGARAQGPGRKRRQSSDSCSEEPDSTTPPAKSPRGGPGAGGHGPLRYRSSSSAEQSLMVGLRVDGGAQQCLDCGLCFASPGSLSRHRFISHKKKRGVGSASALGLGDGEEEAPPPSRSDLEGGDSPLPASGGPLTCKVCGKSCDSPLNLKTHFRTHGMAFIRARQGGSGDN encoded by the exons ATGGGGGACATGAAGACCCCTGATTTTGATGACCTCCTTGCTGCCTTTGACATCCCCGACATTGATGCAAATGAAGCCATCCACTCTGGACCAGAAGAAAATGAGGGGCCAGGAGGCCCAGGGAAGCCAGAACCCAGTGTAGGAGGTGAATCTGGAGAAGCAACAGCAGCAGCTGCCGGGGATGGCCCTGATTTGCCCGCCCAGGCTTCTGACCATGGCCTGCCACCGCCGGATGTCTCAGCAGTCAGCGTCATTGTCAAGAACACTGTGTGTCCTGAGCAGTCGGAGTCCCTGGCTGGGAGTTCAGGAGGAGAAGGGGCCCGGGCTGGGGGAGTGACTAAGGAAGGGTCTATTGGACCTCGTCTGATGCAAAATGGTTTTGGGGGCCCTGAGCCATCCCTTCCAGGAACCCCGCACTCTCCAGCTCCTCCCAGTGGGGGTACCTGGAAAGAAAAATCCATGGAAGGCAAAGCTCCCCTGGACCTCTTTGCTCATTTTGGGCCTGAGCCAGGGGAGCACCCtgatccccttcctccctctgcgCCCTCCCCACCTCGGGAAGGGGCCATGACCCcacctcctttctcctctccctttgAGCTGGCTCGGGAGAATGGCCCAGCCCTGCTGCCCCCTGGTTCTCCCCCACTGCTGGGGGCCTTGAAGCAGGAAAGCTGCAGCCCTCTTCATCCCCAGAGCCTACCAGGCTCAGGCTCAGGCTCTAGCCCTGAGGCCACGGGCATCCCTGCCAGTGTCTCCCCTTCCCGGGTTGCAGGGGTGTCCTTCTTCAAGAAGTCTCCAGGGCACCAGAGCCCTCTTGCCTCCCCTAAAGTGCCCAGTTGTCAGCCCCtaaaggaagaagaggatgagGGACCAGTGGACAAGTCTCCCCCAGGAAGTCCCCAGAGTCCCTCTAGTGGAGCCGAGGCTGCAGATGAGGACAGCAATGActcccctgcctcctccagctcctctaGGCCCCTCAAGGTACGGATTAAGACCATTAAAACATCCTGCGGGAATATCACAAGGACTGTAACCCGGGTCCCCTCAGACCCTGATCCCCCTGCCCCCTTGCCTGAAGGGGGCTTCCTGGCAGAGGCTAGCCTCCTGAAGCTGTCCCCCGCAACCCCGACCCCTGAGGGTCCAAAGGTGGTGAGTGTCCAGCTGGGTGATGGCACGAGGCTAAAGGGCACTGTGCTGCCCGTGGCCACCATCCAGAACGCAAGCACTGCCATGCTGATGGCAGCCAGTGTGGCCCGCAAAGCCGTGGTTCTGCCTGGAGGCACTGCCCCCAGCCCTAAGACAATGGCTAAGAATGTGCTGGGTCTGGTGCCCCAAGCGCTGCCCAAGGCTgaggggcgggcagggctgggggccggggggcaGAAGGTGAATGGTGCCTCGGTGGTGATGGTGCAGCCCTCTAAGCCGGCCACCGggccgggggcagggggtggcaCGGTGATCTCACGGACCCAGTCTAGCCTGGTGGAGGCCTTCAACAAGATCCTCAACAGCAAGAACCTGCTGCCTGCCTACCGGCCAAACCTGAGTCCACCGGCTGAGGCCGGGCTGGCCCTGCCGCCCACGGGCTACCGCTGCCTCGAGTGTGGGGACGCCTTCTCGTTGGAGAAGAGCCTGGCGCGACACTATGACCGCCGGAGCATGCGCATCGAGGTCACGTGCAACCACTGCGCCCGCCGCCTAGTCTTCTTCAACAAGTGCAGCCTGCTGCTGCATGCCCGTGAGCACAAGGACAAGGGGCTCGTCATGCAGTGCTCACACCTGGTCATGAGGCCGGTGGCCCTGGACCAGATGGTGGGGCAGCCGGACATCACGCCCCTGTTGGCTGTCCCATCTGCCCTCGGACCTCCAGCCTTGCCTACCTTGGGCAAGGGTGACGGGGCCATCACCTCCTCCGCCGTTACTGCAGTTGCCGCTGAGGCCCCTGTGCTGCCACTCTCAGCCGAGCCGCCTGCCGCCCCTGCCACCTCTGCTTACACCTGCTTCCGCTGCCTGGAGTGCAAGGAGCAGTGCCGGGACAAGGCTGGCATGGCTGCCCACTTCCAGCAGCTCGGGCCCCCTGCCCCTGGCGCCACCAGCAAT GTGTGCCCAACCTGCACCATGATGCTCCCCAATCGCTGCAGCTTCAGTGCCCACCAGCGCATGCATAAGAACCGACCTCCCCATGTCTGCCCTGAGTGCGGGGGCAACTTTCTGCAAGCCAATTTTCAGACCCACCTCCGGGAGGCCTGTCTGCATTTCTCTCGCCGCGTAGGATACAG GTGCCCCAGCTGTGCAGTGGTCTTTGGGGGTGTGAACTCCATCAAGTCCCACATCCAGACGTCACACTGCGAGGTTTTCCACAAGTGCCCCATCTGCCCCATGGCCTTCAAGTCTGCACCCAGCGCCCACGCCCACCTCTACACCCAGCATCCTAGCTTCCACACGCAGCAGGCCAA GATGATCTACAAGTGCGCCATGTGTGACACGGTCTTCACTCACAAACCCCTCCTCTCCTCGCACTTCGACCAGCACTTGCTGCCCCAGCGTGTCAGCGTCTTTAAGTGCCCATCTTGTCCTCTGCTTTTTGCCCAAAAAAGGACTATGCTGGAACATCTCAAG AACACCCATCAGTCTGGGCGCTCAGGGGAGGAGACTCCTGGGAAAGGGGCCGGGGGTGCCCTTCTGACCCCCAAGACTGAGCCTGAGGAGCTGGCTGTGTCTCGGGGAGGAGCAGCTGCCCCTACTGAGGAATCTTCTTCATCCTCAGAAGAGGAAGAACTGCCCAGCTCCCCTGAGCCCCCTCGCCCAACCAAACGGCCCCGGCGAGAACTGGGGAGCAAAGGCGtcaagggcgggggtgggggccctGGAGGCTGGACCTGTGGCCTTTGTCACTCCTGGTTCCCTGAGCGTGACGAGTACGTGGGTCACATGAAGAAGGAGCATGGCAAG TCAGTGAAAAAGTTTCCCTGTCGCCTGTGTGAGCGCTCCTTCTGCTCCGCCCCCAGCCTGAGGCGCCACGTCAGGGTCAATCACGAGGGCATCAAGCGAGTTTACCCATGCAG GTATTGCACAGAGGGAAAACGCACCTTCAGCAGCCGCCTGATCCTGGAGAAACACGTCCAGGTCCGGCACGGCTTGCCGCTCGGGGCCCAGTCCCCTGGCCGGGGGAGCGCCCTGGCTCGGGGCCCTGGTGCCAGAGCCCAG GGGCCGGGACGGAAACGCCGACAGTCCTCTGACTCTTGCAGTGAGGAGCCTGACAGCACGACACCTCCAGCCAAGTCCCCCAGGGGCGGCCCTGGGGCGGGAGGCCACGGCCCCCTGCGCTACCGGAGCAGCAGCTCAGCGGAGCAGAGCCTCATGGTGGGGTTGAGGGTGGATGGCGGTGCCCAGCAGTGCCTCGACTGCGGCTTGTGCTTCGCCTCCCCTGGCTCCCTGAGCCGGCACCGTTTCATCAGCCACAAGAAGAAACGGGGTGTGGGGAGTGCCAGTGCCCTGggcctgggggatggggaggaagaaGCCCCCCCTCCTTCCAGGTCTGACCTAGAGGGGGGAGATTCACCCTTGCCAGCTTCTGGGGGCCCACTGACATGTAAGGTCTGTGGCAAGAGCTGCGACAGCCCTCTCAACCTCAAGACCCATTTCCGCACACACGGCATGGCGTTCATCAGGGCTCGGCAAGGGGGCAGTGGGGACAACTAG